In Corallococcus exiguus, the following proteins share a genomic window:
- a CDS encoding AAA family ATPase, producing the protein MIIRRLRIQNVRCFRNPIELSGLGLGVHVIHAPNETGKSSLILAIARALFDRYSSKDRAIIQLQPWSTELSPRVTLELETGGKRYRLEKSFLGNASSQLSEWTGTRFEHLADSQDADDRVRGFLTATGPGSGATKVGHWGVARLLWLNQVPERHELPGLDGSLKARLLETMGVAALSTEEQALIKAVETTYGQFFTPKTQRPVAGSELIQHEEKIRNLKATVTRLMQRKEETSRNADDITENRLQQTRLLEEKDGYAKQLTELQERIQEEERQEQALSLCRKDVERHRQRWQDLDQKQRALQEMQGKAVKQEALVAQKQPAVQQAQDALKAAEAASQAAREHLRGAQAAADKAEQRLERGRLLEKALEVREGHSQAEGHLKQGLRLEAALQGSLKKTAGSTLSEASVKRAEELEKKLLLAQSKLDAQAIEVCFTAESPRVIEWEEHGTAREHKLAKAEQKRFSGVTSGELRIKGVGTLNVRTGADELGKLQADVDKCRKEFARRLHEHGAKDLAGLRKAWEEQRAAAQVHLHHQEALQSFLDTVGVTDIDALRERQRTLAGELGSLATQLGIAVEALAPQQAADIEALSEALKQARREVKLREKMRDETDSRFRLTDQQHRTLTLEQERAGQSARTLRQTLQSQLEGMGWSLDEFDTQVERAEAEVQRHEAKVRKLEAALPVPEQRATTQRGKLQQALGRIQDEEQATQTRITRAETMIEQAVNEDLYTQLCVAEEELEQEQQRYNRAHQRAEAAKALRALTTAWQEQVSHSFVSPIEEAVHHRLKFIRGEDAPGRIQLDADFGEAQMRTDTGSKPLESFSWGTQEQTLFALRLAIGDLLSTQGPRPEPQLVVLDDALVNTDAGRHRRALELIESAGEKLQVLILTAFPERYRTLQNMKSFDLKALAQAS; encoded by the coding sequence ATGATCATCCGGCGCCTTCGCATCCAGAACGTCCGCTGCTTCCGCAATCCCATCGAGCTGTCCGGCCTCGGGCTGGGCGTCCATGTCATCCACGCCCCCAACGAGACCGGCAAGTCCAGTCTCATCCTGGCCATCGCCCGGGCGCTTTTCGATCGCTACTCGTCCAAGGACCGGGCCATCATTCAACTCCAGCCCTGGTCGACCGAGCTGTCCCCTCGCGTCACGCTGGAGCTCGAAACCGGAGGGAAGCGCTATCGGTTGGAGAAGTCCTTCCTGGGCAACGCCTCCAGCCAGCTCAGCGAGTGGACCGGGACCCGTTTCGAGCACCTCGCCGACTCGCAAGACGCGGACGACCGCGTGCGAGGCTTCCTCACCGCCACCGGGCCGGGAAGCGGCGCCACGAAGGTCGGGCATTGGGGCGTGGCACGCCTCCTGTGGCTGAACCAGGTTCCGGAGCGACACGAACTGCCGGGCCTGGATGGCTCCCTGAAGGCACGGCTCCTGGAGACCATGGGCGTCGCGGCCCTGAGCACCGAGGAGCAAGCCCTGATCAAGGCGGTGGAGACCACCTACGGCCAGTTCTTCACGCCGAAGACCCAGAGGCCTGTCGCGGGCAGCGAGCTCATCCAGCACGAGGAGAAGATCAGGAACCTGAAGGCGACCGTCACCAGGCTGATGCAGCGCAAGGAGGAGACCAGCCGCAACGCGGACGACATCACCGAAAACCGCCTGCAACAGACGCGGCTCTTGGAGGAGAAGGACGGCTACGCGAAGCAGCTCACCGAACTCCAGGAACGCATCCAGGAAGAGGAGCGGCAGGAGCAGGCCCTCTCCCTGTGCCGCAAGGATGTCGAGCGCCACCGACAGCGGTGGCAGGACCTGGACCAGAAGCAGCGCGCCCTGCAGGAGATGCAGGGCAAGGCGGTGAAGCAGGAAGCGCTCGTGGCCCAGAAGCAGCCGGCCGTCCAACAGGCGCAGGACGCGCTCAAGGCCGCGGAAGCCGCATCGCAAGCGGCCCGGGAGCACCTTCGGGGAGCGCAGGCCGCCGCGGACAAAGCCGAGCAGCGGTTGGAGCGAGGACGCCTGCTGGAGAAGGCCCTGGAGGTCCGCGAAGGGCACAGCCAGGCGGAGGGACACCTCAAGCAGGGACTGCGCCTGGAGGCCGCGCTTCAGGGCAGTCTCAAGAAGACCGCGGGAAGCACGCTGTCCGAAGCCAGCGTGAAGCGCGCGGAGGAGCTGGAGAAGAAGCTGCTGCTGGCCCAGAGCAAGCTGGACGCCCAGGCCATTGAAGTCTGCTTCACGGCGGAGAGCCCCCGGGTCATCGAGTGGGAGGAGCACGGGACGGCCCGCGAACACAAGCTCGCCAAGGCCGAGCAGAAGCGCTTCTCCGGTGTGACCTCGGGAGAGCTGCGCATCAAGGGCGTGGGAACCTTGAACGTCCGCACGGGCGCGGACGAGCTGGGCAAGCTTCAAGCGGATGTCGACAAGTGCCGCAAGGAGTTCGCGCGCCGCCTGCACGAGCACGGCGCCAAGGACCTTGCTGGCCTGCGAAAGGCCTGGGAGGAGCAGCGGGCTGCGGCCCAGGTCCACCTCCACCATCAGGAAGCGCTCCAGTCCTTCCTGGATACGGTGGGTGTCACGGACATCGACGCATTGAGGGAGCGACAGCGAACGTTGGCGGGAGAGCTGGGGAGCCTGGCGACGCAGCTCGGCATCGCCGTCGAGGCGCTCGCGCCCCAGCAGGCAGCAGACATCGAAGCGCTCTCCGAAGCGCTGAAGCAGGCTCGGCGCGAGGTGAAGCTCCGGGAGAAGATGCGGGACGAGACGGACTCGCGGTTCCGGCTGACGGACCAGCAGCACCGGACCCTCACCCTTGAACAGGAGCGCGCGGGCCAGAGCGCGAGGACCCTTCGGCAGACCCTGCAATCCCAGTTGGAAGGGATGGGCTGGTCGCTCGACGAGTTCGACACCCAGGTCGAACGCGCGGAAGCCGAGGTCCAGCGCCATGAGGCCAAGGTCCGGAAGCTGGAGGCCGCGCTGCCCGTCCCCGAACAGCGCGCGACGACCCAGCGGGGCAAGCTCCAGCAGGCCCTCGGGCGCATCCAGGACGAAGAGCAGGCCACCCAGACGCGGATCACCCGCGCGGAGACGATGATCGAACAGGCGGTGAACGAGGACCTCTACACGCAACTCTGCGTAGCCGAGGAGGAACTGGAGCAGGAGCAGCAACGGTACAACCGGGCACACCAGCGAGCCGAGGCCGCCAAGGCGCTGCGGGCACTGACGACCGCCTGGCAAGAGCAGGTGAGCCACTCCTTCGTGAGCCCCATCGAGGAAGCGGTCCATCACCGGCTGAAGTTCATCCGGGGTGAGGACGCACCCGGGCGAATCCAACTGGACGCCGATTTCGGGGAAGCGCAGATGCGGACCGATACCGGGTCGAAGCCCCTCGAATCCTTCTCATGGGGCACCCAGGAGCAGACCCTGTTCGCGCTCCGGCTGGCCATTGGCGACCTGCTGTCCACACAGGGCCCCAGGCCAGAGCCGCAGCTCGTCGTGCTGGATGATGCCCTGGTCAACACGGACGCGGGCCGGCACCGTCGGGCACTGGAGCTGATTGAATCCGCGGGAGAGAAATTGCAGGTCCTCATCCTGACCGCCTTCCCGGAGCGCTACCGGACCCTTCAGAACATGAAGTCTTTTGATTTGAAGGCCCTTGCACAGGCATCCTGA
- a CDS encoding response regulator, protein MPSNILLVEDDPDIRESVAEILTIEGFSVAVAGNGQEGLDILSRIGPPCLVLLDLMMPVMSGLEFLSRVKADPLLRDCTVVLMTASHVQLPPGAAEFIRKPFDFSELVALANRHCS, encoded by the coding sequence ATGCCTTCAAACATCCTGCTCGTAGAGGACGACCCGGACATCCGGGAGAGTGTTGCCGAGATCCTTACGATCGAAGGGTTCTCAGTGGCCGTGGCGGGCAACGGCCAAGAGGGGCTGGATATTCTGTCGCGAATCGGGCCCCCGTGCCTCGTTCTCCTGGACTTGATGATGCCGGTGATGAGCGGCCTGGAGTTCTTGAGCCGGGTTAAGGCGGATCCACTGCTCCGTGACTGCACGGTGGTGCTCATGACCGCGAGCCATGTACAGCTCCCACCCGGAGCGGCAGAGTTCATTCGTAAGCCCTTCGATTTTTCGGAGCTAGTTGCGCTCGCGAATCGCCACTGTTCCTGA
- a CDS encoding serine/threonine protein kinase produces the protein MPAIEFKVPRGAILFTTGGFRYEFREDLGEAHHGLSLFVARRRTLEGNHPRGKVLLKAVGPQTGQEGARIIRARARLEEQVRLATFLDHPGILRVHGMHKAEGCWYVITDHPSGHSVSDMLTLAAECGRRFSPLFALYVGAKVAAALEHAHEAKDGEGKPLNIVHRAVDVGTIFVDWKGGVQVADFGLALSDLPGRVSSTVRRPLGDAFYSSPEMLLTGRVDARSDLFALGVVMLEIATGRNLLDAPDDLTEEVKGSLSVRQRVRVRRAIRRARLANSHPMVEDVIWRAATYSQADLDALTENLPQGLRVTLGRLLQPKPADRYQSARELAADLRHWLGDGEVFGQEDAEAELLKLMKLAGEALTELGIRRPQGFEASQDEISTN, from the coding sequence AAGACCTGGGCGAAGCGCACCACGGGCTGAGCCTCTTCGTCGCGCGGCGCCGGACGCTGGAGGGGAACCACCCCCGGGGGAAGGTGCTGCTCAAGGCGGTTGGCCCCCAGACGGGCCAGGAGGGGGCGCGCATCATTCGGGCAAGGGCAAGGCTCGAAGAGCAGGTGCGTCTTGCGACCTTCCTCGACCATCCGGGGATCCTTCGCGTCCACGGGATGCACAAGGCGGAAGGGTGCTGGTACGTCATCACCGATCATCCGTCAGGGCACAGTGTGAGCGACATGCTGACGCTCGCTGCTGAGTGCGGGCGCCGGTTCTCGCCCCTGTTCGCGCTGTACGTGGGTGCCAAGGTGGCTGCGGCTCTTGAGCACGCCCACGAGGCCAAGGACGGCGAGGGGAAGCCCCTCAACATCGTTCACCGGGCCGTCGACGTGGGGACCATCTTCGTTGACTGGAAGGGTGGAGTGCAGGTTGCCGACTTCGGACTCGCCCTGTCGGACTTGCCTGGGCGCGTTTCATCCACGGTGCGCCGTCCGCTGGGGGATGCGTTCTACTCTTCCCCCGAAATGCTTCTGACCGGGCGTGTTGATGCACGTTCGGACCTCTTCGCGCTCGGCGTCGTCATGCTCGAAATCGCGACGGGGCGGAACCTTCTCGACGCTCCGGACGACCTGACCGAAGAGGTGAAGGGCTCGCTGTCGGTCAGGCAGCGTGTGCGCGTCCGGCGTGCCATCCGACGGGCCCGCCTCGCGAACAGTCACCCCATGGTTGAAGACGTTATTTGGCGCGCGGCGACCTACTCGCAGGCGGACCTGGACGCGTTGACGGAGAACCTCCCGCAGGGGCTGCGGGTGACGTTGGGCCGGCTTCTTCAACCGAAGCCCGCTGACCGCTACCAGTCGGCGCGCGAGTTGGCGGCGGACCTGCGTCACTGGCTGGGGGACGGTGAGGTCTTCGGGCAGGAGGACGCGGAAGCCGAGCTGCTCAAGCTCATGAAGCTGGCCGGCGAGGCGCTGACCGAGCTGGGCATTCGGCGTCCCCAAGGCTTTGAGGCATCCCAGGACGAGATCAGCACGAATTAG